A stretch of Spirochaetaceae bacterium DNA encodes these proteins:
- a CDS encoding class I SAM-dependent methyltransferase: MSDNRPRKASTTAILVAAVRASHLRWNSKPIFSDRYAIDMVTPFWRLVANNWLLNRLVVDVLLRALRPTQTVIVLRIRYAEDRLREAISSGVQQYVILGAGLDTFALRHPSSADRLRIYEVDHPASQEMKRRQIGRIGPLPSNLELVPVDFETDRLDEALIGAGFNPEAPAFFAWLGVTCYLTTEAIRDNIGQIAVVAAPGSRVVLDYRYPRRLVPPAGLDLVEKMDRFVERRGEPMLSEYSPEEIDAEMERTGFTAVEHLSPAEQAQRYLQGRQDIPEPPPNFAFGLFRKSRLTE; encoded by the coding sequence ATGTCCGACAACCGCCCTCGCAAGGCCAGCACCACCGCGATACTGGTGGCCGCGGTACGCGCCAGCCACCTCAGGTGGAATTCGAAACCGATCTTCTCCGACCGATACGCAATCGACATGGTGACGCCGTTCTGGCGGCTGGTTGCCAACAACTGGTTGCTGAACCGTCTCGTGGTCGACGTCCTGCTGCGCGCGCTCAGGCCCACCCAAACCGTGATCGTCCTGCGCATCCGGTACGCCGAGGACCGGCTGCGGGAAGCGATCTCATCCGGCGTGCAACAGTACGTGATCCTCGGCGCCGGGCTCGACACGTTCGCGCTGCGCCACCCGAGTTCGGCGGATCGGCTGCGAATTTACGAAGTCGACCATCCGGCGTCGCAGGAGATGAAGCGCCGCCAGATCGGGCGCATCGGTCCGTTGCCCTCGAATCTCGAGTTGGTGCCGGTGGACTTCGAGACGGACCGACTCGACGAAGCATTGATCGGCGCCGGCTTCAACCCGGAGGCGCCGGCCTTCTTCGCGTGGCTGGGGGTGACGTGTTACCTGACCACCGAGGCGATCCGCGACAACATCGGCCAGATCGCCGTCGTAGCGGCCCCCGGAAGCCGGGTCGTGCTCGATTACCGGTATCCACGGCGTTTGGTGCCCCCTGCCGGACTGGACTTGGTCGAGAAGATGGACCGATTCGTGGAGCGCCGTGGCGAGCCGATGCTGTCGGAGTACAGCCCCGAAGAGATCGACGCCGAGATGGAGCGGACCGGCTTCACGGCGGTCGAACACCTCTCGCCGGCGGAACAGGCGCAACGCTACCTGCAGGGCCGGCAGGACATCCCGGAGCCGCCACCCAACTTCGCCTTCGGTCTCTTCCGGAAAAGCCGCTTGACCGAGTGA
- the cmr6 gene encoding type III-B CRISPR module RAMP protein Cmr6, with protein sequence MTNDKVDNAENPKLQWINDVTGHPVGSSEEIEEYSLRVVRLAEKRNGRWFVFSTSWRFVTGLGRSHPVENGFAWHSTLGTPYLPGSSIKGLVHAWVTLHAQSRSSCDELGRLLGSPGAVGGVAFLDAIPIKPVTLEADVMTPHYGGWTSKDRVLPGDWRSPTPIPFLTTAAATPFLFAIAPTRTDREQRPTAELDTVSGWLRSALALAGAGAKTAVGYGRFEQDATAQDELRLRLHARAQKIEKEVRDAREVRQREACLARLSPVEREIEELIAVRPNKSESAFIFIMGHMQRNRWTGDAKVEAATWLETTMKRENRWKERSGAKNPAKDRTLQRTLLVKRWLAGE encoded by the coding sequence ATGACGAACGACAAGGTTGACAACGCCGAAAACCCGAAGTTGCAATGGATCAACGACGTCACTGGCCACCCGGTTGGAAGCAGTGAGGAGATCGAAGAATACTCCCTGCGCGTGGTGCGCTTGGCCGAGAAGCGAAACGGCCGCTGGTTCGTGTTCAGCACCTCGTGGCGCTTCGTCACAGGTCTGGGACGCAGCCATCCGGTCGAGAACGGCTTTGCGTGGCATTCGACGCTGGGAACGCCTTATCTGCCGGGAAGTTCGATCAAGGGACTGGTGCATGCCTGGGTGACCCTGCACGCGCAGTCGCGCTCCTCATGCGATGAGCTTGGGCGACTCCTCGGCAGTCCGGGTGCTGTGGGTGGTGTGGCGTTCCTGGATGCGATACCGATCAAGCCGGTGACTCTGGAAGCGGACGTGATGACTCCGCACTACGGCGGCTGGACCAGCAAGGATAGGGTTCTGCCTGGGGACTGGCGGTCACCTACGCCGATTCCGTTCCTGACGACCGCGGCAGCCACCCCGTTTCTGTTCGCCATCGCGCCCACCCGAACCGATCGCGAACAACGTCCGACGGCCGAACTGGACACCGTCAGCGGGTGGCTGCGTAGCGCACTTGCGCTCGCCGGCGCCGGTGCAAAGACGGCAGTCGGGTATGGAAGATTCGAGCAGGACGCCACAGCGCAGGACGAACTACGTCTGCGGCTGCATGCTCGGGCGCAGAAGATCGAGAAGGAAGTGCGTGACGCGAGGGAGGTCCGCCAACGCGAGGCGTGTCTCGCCCGGCTGAGCCCGGTCGAGCGGGAGATTGAGGAACTGATCGCGGTCCGACCGAACAAGAGCGAATCGGCATTCATCTTCATCATGGGGCACATGCAGCGCAATCGGTGGACCGGTGACGCCAAGGTCGAAGCCGCCACGTGGCTGGAGACTACGATGAAACGTGAGAACCGTTGGAAGGAACGGAGCGGTGCGAAGAATCCAGCCAAAGATCGGACCCTTCAGCGCACGCTGCTGGTCAAGCGCTGGCTTGCCGGGGAGTAG
- the cmr5 gene encoding type III-B CRISPR module-associated protein Cmr5: MKSVEQQRAAHALARIEELQRRPDGFKARYRAYVDRLGPAIVMNGLGQALATERAGAGWQPTKDDERAHHELYGSLQQWLCREDGGVYRQSGDLLQAIMNNDEEHYLRAQAESLAWLEWHKKCCRASFPADASGDD, from the coding sequence ATGAAGAGCGTTGAGCAGCAACGCGCGGCACACGCGCTAGCTCGCATAGAAGAGCTCCAGCGTAGGCCCGACGGGTTCAAGGCGCGCTACCGGGCTTACGTAGACCGTCTGGGGCCGGCGATCGTCATGAATGGGTTGGGACAGGCGCTCGCCACCGAACGAGCCGGCGCCGGTTGGCAACCGACAAAGGACGACGAACGCGCACACCACGAACTCTACGGGAGTCTGCAACAGTGGCTATGCCGGGAGGATGGAGGAGTCTATCGGCAGAGTGGCGATCTCCTGCAGGCGATCATGAACAACGACGAGGAGCACTACCTACGGGCTCAGGCCGAATCACTGGCATGGCTGGAATGGCACAAGAAGTGCTGCCGTGCGAGCTTCCCTGCCGATGCAAGTGGGGACGATTGA
- the cmr4 gene encoding type III-B CRISPR module RAMP protein Cmr4, whose translation MNTAMLGLLAETPIHPGTGRGLGVVDLPVAREAATDYPVLVGSSLKGALKDKTNPEQRDGPFGTPEHAGALLVSDARLLLLPVRSLTGTYRWATCPHLIERYRRDLSRAGLGPRPSIPHVDRHQTLAAGADHLFLEERQFCIQGTPADDIADSIRPLLLHPETQKRLSHQVAVLDDDDFSWFVRYGLPIQARNKLADDTKQSQNLWYEETLPPDTVMYALVMARDGTATNPLELLFSHDPYLQAGGNETVGHGWFAVSVRRAATEKPDEER comes from the coding sequence ATGAATACCGCCATGCTTGGCCTGCTGGCCGAGACACCGATCCATCCCGGAACCGGGCGCGGCCTGGGAGTCGTGGATTTGCCGGTGGCTAGGGAGGCTGCGACCGACTACCCGGTCCTGGTCGGATCGAGCCTGAAGGGCGCCCTGAAGGACAAGACGAACCCCGAACAACGAGACGGACCGTTCGGAACGCCGGAGCACGCGGGAGCCTTGCTGGTGTCCGACGCGCGCCTGCTGCTGCTCCCCGTTCGCAGCCTCACCGGCACCTACCGATGGGCGACCTGCCCGCACCTGATCGAACGATACCGGCGCGACCTCTCACGCGCCGGCTTGGGCCCGCGACCGTCGATACCACACGTGGATCGACATCAAACGCTGGCAGCGGGAGCCGACCACCTGTTCCTGGAAGAACGGCAGTTTTGCATTCAGGGGACACCGGCGGATGACATCGCGGACAGCATTCGACCGCTCCTGCTTCATCCTGAGACGCAGAAGCGACTCAGCCATCAAGTCGCCGTTCTCGACGACGACGATTTTTCCTGGTTCGTGCGCTACGGCCTTCCCATTCAGGCGCGGAACAAACTGGCGGATGACACTAAGCAGAGCCAGAATCTTTGGTACGAGGAGACGCTGCCGCCCGACACGGTTATGTACGCCCTTGTCATGGCCCGCGACGGCACGGCCACGAACCCACTGGAGTTGCTCTTCTCCCACGATCCGTACCTGCAGGCCGGCGGCAACGAGACCGTGGGCCATGGCTGGTTCGCGGTCAGCGTGCGCCGCGCAGCGACAGAGAAACCCGATGAAGAGCGTTGA
- the cas10 gene encoding type III-B CRISPR-associated protein Cas10/Cmr2, translating into MTQRLDISIGPVQGFVAQSRRTRDLWGSSYLLSFLTAHAMRGAQQAGGRIKQPRVDQDPLFRWVSGRPTGDRPAIGSVPNHFVVTVADDARRVAEAAERYFQEAWQRVCKAVWQRFVEPACAEGNGTRVIWERQVTTFWEFTWTAGPCDHGSLLARRKHWRSHLPLDEPGEKCTVMHDLQELSGYVRARSRTEQDAFWKRITYQEGIGKLNLRDNERLSAIALVKRLFPKVAKDAIGWRVDATHWPSTVHVAATPWIRGVAEMAPDYASQYARAVEKFATGVLSERARFPVGPAVGDFPRLDANYLHRDSVANERLCPLSDSAASGARDELRQRLDKIYDLKDGHGRPLGSPPTFYALLLADGDRLGKLVHELGGEAVSEALLGFTLQVSEIIRVHDGVTVYAGGDDVLAMLPVPRALACAHAVAEAYRCTFVSRVFGGAGAPPDAAQATLSAAVLFAHIRMPLNYVLGEVRHLLDDVAKDGNGRNSLAAAVLKPGGLRCQWATIWNRPTPEGQTRAAVELLQDFQEQTHTDAEDPGLSSSLIYRIRDLLTRLCGWDQWRPGHWGVLPDSLAVQPFLHAEIHHSLDLRMDRAASRTAEIVPLVWNLLMPARNGPPRPNAASGEAGRRTTQAGIDALLLARFLANPEHEEGGA; encoded by the coding sequence GTGACTCAGCGCCTCGATATTTCCATCGGCCCGGTCCAGGGCTTCGTCGCCCAGTCACGTCGCACGCGTGATCTGTGGGGCAGCTCGTACCTGTTGTCCTTTCTGACGGCGCACGCCATGCGCGGCGCGCAGCAGGCGGGCGGAAGGATCAAGCAACCGAGAGTCGACCAGGATCCGCTCTTTCGCTGGGTCAGCGGCCGCCCAACCGGTGACCGGCCGGCGATCGGTAGCGTGCCGAACCACTTCGTCGTTACGGTCGCGGACGACGCGCGACGTGTTGCGGAAGCTGCCGAGAGGTACTTTCAGGAGGCGTGGCAGCGGGTGTGCAAAGCCGTGTGGCAACGCTTCGTCGAGCCTGCCTGCGCCGAGGGCAACGGCACTCGCGTCATCTGGGAACGGCAGGTCACGACGTTCTGGGAGTTCACCTGGACCGCGGGCCCGTGTGACCATGGCAGCCTGCTCGCCCGCCGCAAGCACTGGCGGAGCCACCTCCCTCTCGACGAGCCGGGTGAAAAGTGTACGGTGATGCATGACCTGCAGGAACTGTCCGGCTACGTTCGTGCTCGGAGCCGCACGGAGCAGGACGCCTTCTGGAAACGCATCACTTACCAAGAGGGCATTGGTAAACTGAACCTGCGCGATAACGAACGTCTGAGCGCCATCGCACTCGTGAAGCGGTTGTTCCCGAAGGTTGCCAAGGATGCAATCGGGTGGCGCGTGGACGCGACACACTGGCCTTCTACCGTCCACGTGGCGGCCACTCCGTGGATCCGCGGCGTAGCAGAAATGGCGCCGGATTATGCTAGCCAGTACGCTCGTGCCGTCGAGAAGTTCGCAACCGGCGTGCTCTCGGAGCGCGCGCGATTCCCCGTCGGACCGGCCGTCGGCGACTTTCCGCGGCTGGATGCAAACTATCTCCACCGCGATTCCGTAGCGAATGAGCGCTTGTGTCCCCTCTCCGACTCCGCTGCCTCGGGAGCGCGGGACGAGCTACGACAACGGCTCGACAAGATCTACGACTTGAAGGACGGGCATGGGCGTCCACTAGGGTCACCGCCGACCTTCTACGCACTGCTCCTAGCCGACGGAGACCGTCTGGGCAAGCTGGTGCATGAACTCGGCGGCGAAGCGGTGAGCGAAGCCCTCCTCGGGTTCACCCTCCAGGTATCCGAGATCATCCGCGTACACGACGGTGTGACGGTCTATGCGGGTGGCGATGACGTGCTCGCCATGCTGCCCGTTCCGCGCGCGCTGGCTTGCGCTCATGCGGTCGCCGAGGCTTACCGCTGTACTTTCGTGTCGCGTGTGTTCGGTGGCGCCGGCGCTCCACCCGATGCCGCACAAGCGACGCTCTCCGCGGCCGTCCTCTTCGCCCACATCCGCATGCCCTTGAACTACGTGCTCGGCGAAGTGCGGCATCTGCTCGACGACGTGGCCAAGGACGGCAACGGGAGGAACTCGCTGGCGGCAGCCGTATTGAAGCCCGGCGGTCTGCGCTGCCAGTGGGCCACCATCTGGAATCGCCCGACCCCGGAAGGTCAGACTCGTGCCGCCGTCGAGCTGCTCCAGGATTTTCAGGAGCAGACCCATACGGATGCTGAGGATCCGGGGCTGTCCTCATCGCTGATCTATCGGATTCGGGATCTGCTAACGCGGCTCTGCGGTTGGGACCAGTGGCGGCCCGGGCACTGGGGAGTCTTACCTGACTCGCTCGCCGTCCAGCCGTTTCTGCACGCCGAGATCCACCACAGCCTAGACCTGCGCATGGATAGAGCTGCGAGTCGCACGGCCGAGATCGTCCCGCTGGTGTGGAATCTCCTCATGCCCGCTCGGAATGGGCCACCTCGCCCAAATGCCGCGAGTGGCGAGGCTGGCCGTCGGACTACGCAAGCCGGAATCGACGCGCTCCTGCTTGCCCGGTTCCTGGCCAATCCAGAGCACGAGGAGGGCGGCGCATGA
- the cmr1 gene encoding type III-B CRISPR module RAMP protein Cmr1, producing the protein MTTEIEARYRVVTPLFSAGADPQRAELRAPTFKGVLRFWWRALAWPRLNGDLDAIQREEDALFGSAGGGQSRVSTQLILESEPAALAAGKVLDLGDGIVGEGASYLGYGVMEAFGRKAGQLTRVCLCPPIEFTARLHGRSLRDRQVQSLQEALIALGTLGGMGAKSRKGYGSLVLQSLRTDDQEHWHAPESTRDLHAILQHRSRSRAGARTRWADFTAVSQKTRILTVTDNNRSSPLDLLNLVGREMMRYRSWGHNGNVLGERSEHNFRDDHDLMKSQQRNRHPRRVAFGLPHNYGKQLRDKVEPFDRTLDRRASPLFIHVHECGDAPVAVLSFLPARFLPVGRSDLSVGGTKVRQAPEAQLYRPVHDFLDRLLDGRKRREPFANVTEIRP; encoded by the coding sequence ATGACCACTGAAATCGAAGCGCGATACCGCGTCGTCACGCCGCTGTTCAGCGCCGGCGCCGATCCGCAACGCGCCGAGCTTCGCGCGCCCACCTTCAAGGGAGTGCTCCGGTTCTGGTGGCGGGCACTGGCGTGGCCGCGCCTCAACGGGGACCTTGATGCCATCCAACGTGAGGAAGACGCGCTGTTCGGAAGCGCGGGCGGCGGCCAATCACGGGTATCGACTCAACTCATTCTGGAGAGTGAACCGGCAGCTTTGGCCGCAGGCAAGGTGCTTGACCTTGGCGACGGAATCGTGGGCGAAGGCGCTAGCTATCTCGGCTACGGCGTGATGGAGGCCTTTGGTAGGAAGGCGGGCCAGCTTACCCGCGTCTGTCTATGCCCGCCGATCGAGTTTACGGCACGGCTGCACGGGCGCTCGCTTCGCGATAGGCAAGTGCAGTCCCTGCAGGAGGCTCTGATAGCGCTCGGCACACTCGGTGGCATGGGCGCGAAGAGTCGCAAAGGCTACGGCTCGCTGGTGCTGCAATCGTTGCGTACGGACGACCAAGAGCATTGGCACGCCCCGGAGAGCACGCGCGACCTGCACGCCATACTCCAACACCGTTCCCGATCCCGCGCGGGCGCGAGGACCCGATGGGCAGACTTCACCGCAGTGTCGCAAAAGACTCGCATATTGACGGTGACGGATAACAACCGGTCCTCGCCCCTGGATCTGTTGAACCTCGTCGGGCGCGAGATGATGAGGTACCGGAGTTGGGGCCACAACGGAAATGTCCTTGGGGAGAGATCAGAGCACAACTTCAGGGACGACCACGACCTGATGAAGAGTCAGCAGCGGAACCGTCATCCGCGTCGGGTCGCCTTTGGTCTGCCGCACAACTATGGAAAGCAGCTCCGAGACAAGGTGGAGCCCTTCGACCGGACTCTGGATCGCCGCGCGAGTCCCCTGTTCATCCACGTTCACGAGTGTGGTGATGCGCCAGTGGCTGTCCTGTCGTTTCTGCCGGCCCGTTTTTTGCCCGTCGGCCGTTCGGACCTGTCGGTCGGCGGAACCAAGGTCCGGCAGGCACCGGAGGCTCAGCTCTACCGGCCTGTTCACGACTTTCTCGACCGCCTGCTCGACGGTCGCAAGCGCCGTGAACCGTTTGCGAACGTGACGGAGATCAGGCCGTGA